The following proteins are co-located in the Manihot esculenta cultivar AM560-2 chromosome 9, M.esculenta_v8, whole genome shotgun sequence genome:
- the LOC110623007 gene encoding uncharacterized protein LOC110623007 isoform X1, translating to MSLLSPFTPPPFKPYWFSSRNAVVCTAATSTVERKSRRKKQQKQQQRQLKKSDDYGLSAVVSAAEKGLRFSFMEELMERARNRDAVGVSDVIYDMVAAGLSPGPRSFHGLIVAHSLNGNLEGAMQSLRRELSTGIRPLHETFMALIRLFGTKGQATRGLDILAAMEKLNYDIRLAWIVLVEELVKNKYLEDANKVFLKGAKGGLRATDELYDRLIEEDCKAGDHSNALDIAYEMEAAGRMATTFHFNCLLSVQATCGIPEIAFATFENMEYGEEYMKPDAETYNWVIQAYTRAESYDRVQDVAELLGMMVEDHKRLQPNVRTYALLVECFTKYCVVREAIRHFRALRNFEGGTKVLHNEGNFGDPLSLYLRALCREGRIVDLLEALEAMAKDNQHIPPRAMILSKKYRTLVSSWIEPLQEEAELGYEIDYVARYIAEGGLTGERKRWVPRRGKTPLDPDAAGFMYSNPMETSFKQRCLEDLKIHHRKLLKTLRNEGLTALGDVSESDYLRVEERLKKIIKGPDQNVLKPKAASKMIVSELKEELDAQGLPTDGTRNVLYQRVQKARRINRSRGRPLWVPPVEEEEEEVDEELDELISRIKLEEGNTEFWKRRFLGEGLSSNHVKPVNIGRTELPDVLDDVDAVEDAEKDVEDEEADDEEEVEVEVEVEQTENPDGDRIVKDKEVEAKKPLQMIGVQLLKDSDQTLTRSKKSKRRSARASVEDDDDDDWFPEDIFEAFKELRKRKIFDVEDMYTIADAWGWTWEREIKNKPPRKWSQEWEVELAIEVMLKTIELGGTPTVGDCAMILRAAIRAPMPSAFLKILQTTHSLGYAFGSPLYDEVITLCIDLGEIDAAIAIVADLETTGITVPDETLDRVISARQAADNDKDKDTDKDNTNSIAANSNVDDETSSHP from the exons ATGTCCCTCCTTTCTCCCTTCACTCCTCCCCCGTTCAAGCCCTACTGGTTCTCCTCCCGAAACGCCGTCGTGTGCACGGCAGCTACATCCACTGTTGAGAGAAAGTCACGAAGAAAAAAACAACAGAAGCAGCAACAACGACAGCTAAAAAAGAGCGATGATTATGGACTCTCTGCTGTGGTTTCCGCTGCAGAGAAGGGCCTCCGGTTCAGCTTCATGGAGGAGCTCATGGAACGCGCGAGAAATCGCGATGCCGTCGGCGTATCGGACGTCATTTACGATATGGTTGCTGCCGGGTTGAGCCCTGGTCCTCGCTCCTTTCACGGTCTCATTGTTGCTCATTCTCTCAATGGAAACCTCGAAGGCGCG ATGCAATCGTTGAGAAGAGAGTTGAGTACTGGTATTCGTCCTCTCCATGAAACGTTTATGGCTCTGATTCGTTTGTTTGGCACCAAAGGCCAAGCTACTAGAGGCTTAGATATCCTCGCTGCAATGGAGAAGTTAAACTACGACATTCGTTTGGCTTGGATTGTGCTCGTTG agGAGCTTGTTAAGAATAAGTATTTGGAAGATGCCAATAAAGTGTTCTTGAAGGGCGCCAAAGGTGGACTAAGGGCTACAGATGAGCTCTATGATCGCTTGATTGAGGAAGACTGTAAAGCTGGGGATCATTCTAATGCCCTAGACATTGCCTATGAAATGGAGGCAGCTGGGCGGATGGCAACCACTTTTCATTTCAATTGTCTTCTTAGTGTCCAG GCTACTTGCGGAATACCTGAAATAGCTTTTGCTACATTTGAGAACATGGAATATGGAGAAG AATATATGAAACCTGATGCCGAGACTTATAATTGGGTGATCCAAGCATATACAAGAGCTGAATCTTATGACAG GGTACAAGATGTTGCGGAGTTGCTTGGCATGATGGTTGAAGACCACAAACGTTTGCAACCTAATGTGAGAACTTATGC GCTGTTAGTGGAGTGCTTTACCAAGTACTGTGTAGTACGTGAAGCTATTCGGCATTTTCGTGCGCTCAGAAATTTTGAAGGAGGAACAAAAGTTCTACACAATGAAGGGAACTTTGGGGATCCACTTTCTTTATATCTTCGCGCATTATGTCGAGAAG GTAGGATTGTTGATTTGCTAGAAGCTTTAGAAGCTATGGCCAAAGATAATCAACATATTCCACCGAGAGCCATGATATTGAGCAAAAAATATCGGACATTAGTTAGCTCGTGGATCGAACCATTGCAAGAAGAAGCTGAACTTGGATACGAAATTGATTATGTTGCTAG GTACATTGCAGAAGGTGGGCTTACAGGTGAGCGCAAGCGATGGGTGCCTAGAAGAGGAAAAACTCCTCTAGATCCTGATGCTGCTGGCTTTATGTATTCAAATCCAATGGAAACTTCATTTAAACAAAGATGCCTGGAGGATTTGAAGATCCACCATAGAAAACTTTTGAAAACTTTACGGAATGAAGGTCTCACAGCTTTGGGTGATGTATCAGAATCTGATTATCTAAGAGTAGAAGAAAGattgaagaaaataattaagGGTCCTGACCAGAATGTCCTAAAGCCCAAGGCTGCTAGTAAGATGATAGTTTCTGAATTAAAGGAAGAGCTAGATGCACAAGGTCTACCAACTGATGGAACTAGAAATGTTCTTTACCAGCGAGTACAAAAAGCAAGGAGAATAAACCGCTCTCGTGGTCGACCACTCTGGGTTCCTCCTgtggaagaggaagaagaagag GTTGATGAAGAGCTGGATGAACTAATTTCACGGATAAAGCTGGAAGAAGGAAATACAGAGTTCTGGAAGCGTCGATTTCTTGGAGAAGGCTTGAGTAGTAATCATGTTAAACCTGTCAACATAGGTAGAACAGAACTTCCAGACGTGTTGGATGATGTTGATGCTGTAGAAGATGCTGAAAAGGATGTTGAAGATGAGGAAGCTGATGATGAAGAGGAGGTAGAAGTAGAAGTAGAGGTAGAACAAACTGAGAACCCCGATGGAGACAGGATTGTTAAGGACAAGGAGGTTGAAGCTAAGAAGCCTCTTCAAATGATTGGAGTCCAACTGCTGAAGGATTCTGATCAAACACTTACAAGATCGAAAAAATCAAAGAGAAGATCAGCTCGAGCATCAGTTGAG gatgatgatgatgatgactgGTTTCCCGAAGATATATTTGAGGCATTCAAGGagctaagaaaaagaaaaatttttgatGTAGAAGACATGTATACTATAGCTGATGCTTGGGGTTGGACATGGGAGAGAGAGATAAAGAACAAGCCTCCACGAAAATGGTCACAAGAATGGGAAGTTGAGTTGGCAATTGAAGTAATGCTGAAG ACAATAGAACTGGGAGGAACACCCACCGTTGGGGACTGTGCCATGATATTGCGTGCAGCCATAAGGGCTCCGATGCCTTCAGCATTCTTGAAAATCCTGCAGACAACGCATAGTTTAGGTTATGCATTTGGGAG TCCTCTTTATGATGAAGTAATCACCTTGTGTATCGACCTGGGGGAAATAGATGCAGCGATTGCCATAGTTGCAGACTTGGAGACTACAGGAATCACCGTCCCAGACGAAACACTTGACAGGGTGATTTCTGCTAGACAGGCGGCTGACAATGACAAAGACAAAGACACAGACAAAGACAATACCAATTCCATTGCTGCTAATTCGAATGTGGATGATGAGACATCATCACATCCATAG
- the LOC110623007 gene encoding uncharacterized protein LOC110623007 isoform X3: protein METSKMQSLRRELSTGIRPLHETFMALIRLFGTKGQATRGLDILAAMEKLNYDIRLAWIVLVEELVKNKYLEDANKVFLKGAKGGLRATDELYDRLIEEDCKAGDHSNALDIAYEMEAAGRMATTFHFNCLLSVQATCGIPEIAFATFENMEYGEEYMKPDAETYNWVIQAYTRAESYDRVQDVAELLGMMVEDHKRLQPNVRTYALLVECFTKYCVVREAIRHFRALRNFEGGTKVLHNEGNFGDPLSLYLRALCREGRIVDLLEALEAMAKDNQHIPPRAMILSKKYRTLVSSWIEPLQEEAELGYEIDYVARYIAEGGLTGERKRWVPRRGKTPLDPDAAGFMYSNPMETSFKQRCLEDLKIHHRKLLKTLRNEGLTALGDVSESDYLRVEERLKKIIKGPDQNVLKPKAASKMIVSELKEELDAQGLPTDGTRNVLYQRVQKARRINRSRGRPLWVPPVEEEEEEVDEELDELISRIKLEEGNTEFWKRRFLGEGLSSNHVKPVNIGRTELPDVLDDVDAVEDAEKDVEDEEADDEEEVEVEVEVEQTENPDGDRIVKDKEVEAKKPLQMIGVQLLKDSDQTLTRSKKSKRRSARASVEDDDDDDWFPEDIFEAFKELRKRKIFDVEDMYTIADAWGWTWEREIKNKPPRKWSQEWEVELAIEVMLKTIELGGTPTVGDCAMILRAAIRAPMPSAFLKILQTTHSLGYAFGSPLYDEVITLCIDLGEIDAAIAIVADLETTGITVPDETLDRVISARQAADNDKDKDTDKDNTNSIAANSNVDDETSSHP from the exons ATGGAAACCTCGAAG ATGCAATCGTTGAGAAGAGAGTTGAGTACTGGTATTCGTCCTCTCCATGAAACGTTTATGGCTCTGATTCGTTTGTTTGGCACCAAAGGCCAAGCTACTAGAGGCTTAGATATCCTCGCTGCAATGGAGAAGTTAAACTACGACATTCGTTTGGCTTGGATTGTGCTCGTTG agGAGCTTGTTAAGAATAAGTATTTGGAAGATGCCAATAAAGTGTTCTTGAAGGGCGCCAAAGGTGGACTAAGGGCTACAGATGAGCTCTATGATCGCTTGATTGAGGAAGACTGTAAAGCTGGGGATCATTCTAATGCCCTAGACATTGCCTATGAAATGGAGGCAGCTGGGCGGATGGCAACCACTTTTCATTTCAATTGTCTTCTTAGTGTCCAG GCTACTTGCGGAATACCTGAAATAGCTTTTGCTACATTTGAGAACATGGAATATGGAGAAG AATATATGAAACCTGATGCCGAGACTTATAATTGGGTGATCCAAGCATATACAAGAGCTGAATCTTATGACAG GGTACAAGATGTTGCGGAGTTGCTTGGCATGATGGTTGAAGACCACAAACGTTTGCAACCTAATGTGAGAACTTATGC GCTGTTAGTGGAGTGCTTTACCAAGTACTGTGTAGTACGTGAAGCTATTCGGCATTTTCGTGCGCTCAGAAATTTTGAAGGAGGAACAAAAGTTCTACACAATGAAGGGAACTTTGGGGATCCACTTTCTTTATATCTTCGCGCATTATGTCGAGAAG GTAGGATTGTTGATTTGCTAGAAGCTTTAGAAGCTATGGCCAAAGATAATCAACATATTCCACCGAGAGCCATGATATTGAGCAAAAAATATCGGACATTAGTTAGCTCGTGGATCGAACCATTGCAAGAAGAAGCTGAACTTGGATACGAAATTGATTATGTTGCTAG GTACATTGCAGAAGGTGGGCTTACAGGTGAGCGCAAGCGATGGGTGCCTAGAAGAGGAAAAACTCCTCTAGATCCTGATGCTGCTGGCTTTATGTATTCAAATCCAATGGAAACTTCATTTAAACAAAGATGCCTGGAGGATTTGAAGATCCACCATAGAAAACTTTTGAAAACTTTACGGAATGAAGGTCTCACAGCTTTGGGTGATGTATCAGAATCTGATTATCTAAGAGTAGAAGAAAGattgaagaaaataattaagGGTCCTGACCAGAATGTCCTAAAGCCCAAGGCTGCTAGTAAGATGATAGTTTCTGAATTAAAGGAAGAGCTAGATGCACAAGGTCTACCAACTGATGGAACTAGAAATGTTCTTTACCAGCGAGTACAAAAAGCAAGGAGAATAAACCGCTCTCGTGGTCGACCACTCTGGGTTCCTCCTgtggaagaggaagaagaagag GTTGATGAAGAGCTGGATGAACTAATTTCACGGATAAAGCTGGAAGAAGGAAATACAGAGTTCTGGAAGCGTCGATTTCTTGGAGAAGGCTTGAGTAGTAATCATGTTAAACCTGTCAACATAGGTAGAACAGAACTTCCAGACGTGTTGGATGATGTTGATGCTGTAGAAGATGCTGAAAAGGATGTTGAAGATGAGGAAGCTGATGATGAAGAGGAGGTAGAAGTAGAAGTAGAGGTAGAACAAACTGAGAACCCCGATGGAGACAGGATTGTTAAGGACAAGGAGGTTGAAGCTAAGAAGCCTCTTCAAATGATTGGAGTCCAACTGCTGAAGGATTCTGATCAAACACTTACAAGATCGAAAAAATCAAAGAGAAGATCAGCTCGAGCATCAGTTGAG gatgatgatgatgatgactgGTTTCCCGAAGATATATTTGAGGCATTCAAGGagctaagaaaaagaaaaatttttgatGTAGAAGACATGTATACTATAGCTGATGCTTGGGGTTGGACATGGGAGAGAGAGATAAAGAACAAGCCTCCACGAAAATGGTCACAAGAATGGGAAGTTGAGTTGGCAATTGAAGTAATGCTGAAG ACAATAGAACTGGGAGGAACACCCACCGTTGGGGACTGTGCCATGATATTGCGTGCAGCCATAAGGGCTCCGATGCCTTCAGCATTCTTGAAAATCCTGCAGACAACGCATAGTTTAGGTTATGCATTTGGGAG TCCTCTTTATGATGAAGTAATCACCTTGTGTATCGACCTGGGGGAAATAGATGCAGCGATTGCCATAGTTGCAGACTTGGAGACTACAGGAATCACCGTCCCAGACGAAACACTTGACAGGGTGATTTCTGCTAGACAGGCGGCTGACAATGACAAAGACAAAGACACAGACAAAGACAATACCAATTCCATTGCTGCTAATTCGAATGTGGATGATGAGACATCATCACATCCATAG
- the LOC110623007 gene encoding uncharacterized protein LOC110623007 isoform X2: MSLLSPFTPPPFKPYWFSSRNAVVCTAATSTVERKSRRKKQQKQQQRQLKKSDDYGLSAVVSAAEKGLRFSFMEELMERARNRDAVGVSDVIYDMVAAGLSPGPRSFHGLIVAHSLNGNLEGAMQSLRRELSTGIRPLHETFMALIRLFGTKGQATRGLDILAAMEKLNYDIRLAWIVLVEELVKNKYLEDANKVFLKGAKGGLRATDELYDRLIEEDCKAGDHSNALDIAYEMEAAGRMATTFHFNCLLSVQATCGIPEIAFATFENMEYGEEYMKPDAETYNWVIQAYTRAESYDRVQDVAELLGMMVEDHKRLQPNVRTYALLVECFTKYCVVREAIRHFRALRNFEGGTKVLHNEGNFGDPLSLYLRALCREGRIVDLLEALEAMAKDNQHIPPRAMILSKKYRTLVSSWIEPLQEEAELGYEIDYVARYIAEGGLTGERKRWVPRRGKTPLDPDAAGFMYSNPMETSFKQRCLEDLKIHHRKLLKTLRNEGLTALGDVSESDYLRVEERLKKIIKGPDQNVLKPKAASKMIVSELKEELDAQGLPTDGTRNVLYQRVQKARRINRSRGRPLWVPPVEEEEEEVDEELDELISRIKLEEGNTEFWKRRFLGEGLSSNHVKPVNIGRTELPDVLDDVDAVEDAEKDVEDEEADDEEEVEVEVEVEQTENPDGDRIVKDKEVEAKKPLQMIGVQLLKDSDQTLTRSKKSKRRSARASVEDDDDDDWFPEDIFEAFKELRKRKIFDVEDMYTIADAWGWTWEREIKNKPPRKWSQEWEVELAIEVMLKSSVCWMFTIIPLQLKELLDIVSDNRTGRNTHRWGLCHDIACSHKGSDAFSILENPADNA, encoded by the exons ATGTCCCTCCTTTCTCCCTTCACTCCTCCCCCGTTCAAGCCCTACTGGTTCTCCTCCCGAAACGCCGTCGTGTGCACGGCAGCTACATCCACTGTTGAGAGAAAGTCACGAAGAAAAAAACAACAGAAGCAGCAACAACGACAGCTAAAAAAGAGCGATGATTATGGACTCTCTGCTGTGGTTTCCGCTGCAGAGAAGGGCCTCCGGTTCAGCTTCATGGAGGAGCTCATGGAACGCGCGAGAAATCGCGATGCCGTCGGCGTATCGGACGTCATTTACGATATGGTTGCTGCCGGGTTGAGCCCTGGTCCTCGCTCCTTTCACGGTCTCATTGTTGCTCATTCTCTCAATGGAAACCTCGAAGGCGCG ATGCAATCGTTGAGAAGAGAGTTGAGTACTGGTATTCGTCCTCTCCATGAAACGTTTATGGCTCTGATTCGTTTGTTTGGCACCAAAGGCCAAGCTACTAGAGGCTTAGATATCCTCGCTGCAATGGAGAAGTTAAACTACGACATTCGTTTGGCTTGGATTGTGCTCGTTG agGAGCTTGTTAAGAATAAGTATTTGGAAGATGCCAATAAAGTGTTCTTGAAGGGCGCCAAAGGTGGACTAAGGGCTACAGATGAGCTCTATGATCGCTTGATTGAGGAAGACTGTAAAGCTGGGGATCATTCTAATGCCCTAGACATTGCCTATGAAATGGAGGCAGCTGGGCGGATGGCAACCACTTTTCATTTCAATTGTCTTCTTAGTGTCCAG GCTACTTGCGGAATACCTGAAATAGCTTTTGCTACATTTGAGAACATGGAATATGGAGAAG AATATATGAAACCTGATGCCGAGACTTATAATTGGGTGATCCAAGCATATACAAGAGCTGAATCTTATGACAG GGTACAAGATGTTGCGGAGTTGCTTGGCATGATGGTTGAAGACCACAAACGTTTGCAACCTAATGTGAGAACTTATGC GCTGTTAGTGGAGTGCTTTACCAAGTACTGTGTAGTACGTGAAGCTATTCGGCATTTTCGTGCGCTCAGAAATTTTGAAGGAGGAACAAAAGTTCTACACAATGAAGGGAACTTTGGGGATCCACTTTCTTTATATCTTCGCGCATTATGTCGAGAAG GTAGGATTGTTGATTTGCTAGAAGCTTTAGAAGCTATGGCCAAAGATAATCAACATATTCCACCGAGAGCCATGATATTGAGCAAAAAATATCGGACATTAGTTAGCTCGTGGATCGAACCATTGCAAGAAGAAGCTGAACTTGGATACGAAATTGATTATGTTGCTAG GTACATTGCAGAAGGTGGGCTTACAGGTGAGCGCAAGCGATGGGTGCCTAGAAGAGGAAAAACTCCTCTAGATCCTGATGCTGCTGGCTTTATGTATTCAAATCCAATGGAAACTTCATTTAAACAAAGATGCCTGGAGGATTTGAAGATCCACCATAGAAAACTTTTGAAAACTTTACGGAATGAAGGTCTCACAGCTTTGGGTGATGTATCAGAATCTGATTATCTAAGAGTAGAAGAAAGattgaagaaaataattaagGGTCCTGACCAGAATGTCCTAAAGCCCAAGGCTGCTAGTAAGATGATAGTTTCTGAATTAAAGGAAGAGCTAGATGCACAAGGTCTACCAACTGATGGAACTAGAAATGTTCTTTACCAGCGAGTACAAAAAGCAAGGAGAATAAACCGCTCTCGTGGTCGACCACTCTGGGTTCCTCCTgtggaagaggaagaagaagag GTTGATGAAGAGCTGGATGAACTAATTTCACGGATAAAGCTGGAAGAAGGAAATACAGAGTTCTGGAAGCGTCGATTTCTTGGAGAAGGCTTGAGTAGTAATCATGTTAAACCTGTCAACATAGGTAGAACAGAACTTCCAGACGTGTTGGATGATGTTGATGCTGTAGAAGATGCTGAAAAGGATGTTGAAGATGAGGAAGCTGATGATGAAGAGGAGGTAGAAGTAGAAGTAGAGGTAGAACAAACTGAGAACCCCGATGGAGACAGGATTGTTAAGGACAAGGAGGTTGAAGCTAAGAAGCCTCTTCAAATGATTGGAGTCCAACTGCTGAAGGATTCTGATCAAACACTTACAAGATCGAAAAAATCAAAGAGAAGATCAGCTCGAGCATCAGTTGAG gatgatgatgatgatgactgGTTTCCCGAAGATATATTTGAGGCATTCAAGGagctaagaaaaagaaaaatttttgatGTAGAAGACATGTATACTATAGCTGATGCTTGGGGTTGGACATGGGAGAGAGAGATAAAGAACAAGCCTCCACGAAAATGGTCACAAGAATGGGAAGTTGAGTTGGCAATTGAAGTAATGCTGAAG TCATCTGTATGTTGGATGTTTACCATCATTCCACTTCAACTGAAAGAATTACTGGATATTGTTTCAGACAATAGAACTGGGAGGAACACCCACCGTTGGGGACTGTGCCATGATATTGCGTGCAGCCATAAGGGCTCCGATGCCTTCAGCATTCTTGAAAATCCTGCAGACAACGCATAG
- the LOC110623653 gene encoding GDSL esterase/lipase At5g33370 yields MPMAATQMVFFLLAVAESVVLQSEARAFFVFGDSLVDSGNNNYLVTTARADSPPYGIDYPTHRPTGRFSNGLNIPDIISERIGAQPVLPYLSPELTAQRLLNGANFASAGIGILNDTGFQFLNVIRMYRQLEYFQQYQQRVGALIGVDRTKRLVNGALILITVGGNDFVNNYYLVPYSARSRQFALPDYVKFLVSEYRKLLMELYKLGARRVLVTGTGPLGCAPAELATRGTNGGCSDELQRAASLYNPQLVEMLKRLNQKIGKDVFIVANTQRLHMDFISNPQAYGFTTSKVACCGQGPYNGLGLCTEISNLCQNRSQYAFWDPFHPSEKANRLIVESIFSGSTSYMVPMNLSTTMALDART; encoded by the exons ATGCCAATGGCTGCTACCCAGATGGTGTTTTTTCTTTTAGCAGTAGCTGAAAGTGTTGTTCTTCAATCTGAGGCTCGAGCATTCTTTGTTTTTGGCGATTCACTCGTAGATAGCGGCAATAACAACTACCTTGTAACAACTGCCCGTGCAGATTCTCCTCCTTATGGAATTGATTACCCAACTCATCGTCCCACCGGCCGTTTCTCTAATGGCCTCAACATTCCAGACATTATCA GTGAGCGAATCGGAGCACAACCTGTGTTGCCATATCTGAGTCCAGAACTGACAGCACAAAGGTTGCTTAATGGTGCAAATTTTGCTTCTGCCGGGATTGGAATCCTCAATGACACTGGGTTTCAATTT CTGAATGTTATCAGAATGTATAGGCAACTGGAATACTTTCAACAATACCAGCAGAGGGTTGGTGCTCTTATTGGAGTTGATCGAACTAAGCGACTTGTCAATGGAGCTCTAATCCTGATCACTGTCGGTGGCAATGATTTTGTAAACAACTATTACTTGGTTCCCTATTCTGCTAGATCTCGCCAATTTGCTTTGCCTGATTATGTCAAGTTTCTTGTCTCAGAGTACAGAAAATTATTAATG GAACTGTATAAATTGGGAGCACGAAGAGTTCTAGTGACAGGCACTGGACCACTGGGCTGCGCTCCAGCAGAATTAGCTACACGGGGCACAAATGGTGGTTGCTCTGATGAACTTCAGCGAGCTGCTTCCTTGTACAATCCTCAACTTGTTGAGATGCTAAAAAGGCTGAACCAAAAAATTGGCAAAGACGTGTTTATTGTTGCAAATACACAAAGACTGCACATGGATTTCATCAGTAACCCTCAAGCCTATG GATTTACTACATCAAAGGTTGCCTGTTGTGGACAAGGACCATACAATGGTCTTGGACTATGCACAGAAATATCAAACTTATGTCAAAACAGAAGTCAGTATGCATTCTGGGATCCATTCCATCCATCTGAGAAGGCAAATAGGCTGATTGTTGAATCAATATTCTCTGGCTCAACCAGTTACATGGTCCCCATGAATCTTAGCACCACCATGGCCTTGGATGCCAGGACTTGA
- the LOC110623616 gene encoding GDSL esterase/lipase At5g33370 — protein sequence MASSILTCSVILALLIIGIVSIQVEARAFFVFGDSLVDHGNNNYLVTTARADSPPYGIDFPTHQPTGRFSNGLNIPDFISQALGSEFLLPYLSPQLIGQKLLVGANFASAGIGILNDTGIQFVNVIRMFQQFEYFQEYQQRVAALIGDEQTEELVNEALVLITVGGNDFVNNYYLLPNSLRSQQYALPAYVQFLISEYSKILQRLYDLGARRVLVTGTGPLGCVPAELALRGRNGQCSAELQEAADLYNPQLTEMIKELNTQYDSDIFIAVNTRLMNADFISDPQAFGFTTSKEACCGQGPYNGVGLCTSSSNLCSNRDEYAFWDPFHPSERANRYIVQQLITGSTDYMNPMNLSTILTLDSMT from the exons atggcaagttcaaTTCTTACATGCTCAGTCATCTTAGCATTATTGATAATTGGTATTGTTTCTATTCAAGTGGAGGCTAGAGCTTTCTTTGTGTTCGGAGATTCACTGGTTGACCATGGCAACAACAATTATCTAGTCACCACTGCACGAGCAGACTCTCCACCTTACGGCATTGATTTTCCGACTCATCAACCCACCGGCCGGTTCTCCAATGGCCTTAACATCCCTGACTTCATCA GTCAAGCACTTGGTTCGGAGTTCCTACTGCCGTACTTGAGTCCACAGCTCATCGGACAGAAGCTGCTTGTCGGTGCTAATTTTGCTTCTGCTGGAATTGGAATCCTCAATGATACTGGAATTCAATTT GTCAATGTAATCAGAATGTTTCAACAATTTGAGTACTTCCAAGAATACCAGCAGCGAGTGGCTGCTCTCATTGGAGATGAACAGACGGAGGAACTTGTCAACGAGGCTCTTGTACTTATCACAGTTGGTGGGAATGATTTTGTTAACAATTATTACTTGCTGCCAAACTCCTTAAGATCTCAGCAATATGCACTACCAGCTTATGTACAATTCCTCATCTCCGAGTACAGCAAAATTCTCCAGAGACTATATGATCTCGGAGCACGAAGAGTTCTTGTAACAGGCACAGGTCCACTGGGCTGTGTCCCTGCAGAATTGGCTTTGAGAGGCAGAAATGGGCAATGCTCAGCTGAGCTGCAAGAGGCTGCAGACTTGTACAATCCTCAGCTCACTGAAATGATCAAAGAACTCAATACCCAATATGATTCAGACATTTTTATTGCAGTAAATACTCGCTTAATGAATGCTGACTTTATCAGTGATCCTCAAGCATTTG GATTCACGACATCAAAAGAAGCTTGTTGTGGACAAGGGCCTTATAATGGTGTAGGACTATGCACATCTTCATCAAACTTGTGCTCTAACAGGGATGAATATGCGTTTTGGGATCCATTTCATCCATCAGAGAGGGCAAACAGATACATTGTTCAGCAGCTCATCACTGGCTCAACTGATTATATGAACCCCATGAACCTTAGCACCATTTTGACCTTAGACTCCATGACCTAA